One genomic region from Vicinamibacteria bacterium encodes:
- a CDS encoding GIY-YIG nuclease family protein yields MANSATRIARALRIKMRRASQHPCYLLRRADGTLYTGINTDPDRRLRAHNAARGARHTASRLPVALAWTKTHSTAPRPSPTLRSPPISPET; encoded by the coding sequence ATGGCAAATTCCGCCACGAGGATAGCAAGAGCCCTCCGGATCAAAATGCGAAGGGCGTCACAGCATCCTTGCTACCTGCTGCGCCGCGCCGATGGCACGCTCTACACCGGCATCAATACGGATCCTGATCGCCGCCTGCGCGCGCACAACGCCGCGCGCGGAGCCCGCCACACGGCCTCGCGGCTTCCGGTCGCTCTGGCCTGGACCAAGACCCACTCGACCGCTCCTCGGCCCAGTCCCACGCTCCGTTCACCACCGATCTCGCCGGAAACGTAA